Below is a window of Parafrankia irregularis DNA.
AGGTCGGCCGCTCAATCGCCGCGGAGCTGCTGGAGAACGGCGCCGAGGTGCTGATCATCGAGCGGGATCCCGTCAAGATCCGCCGGGACGCGCTGCCGGCGGCGCAGTGGCTGCTCGCCGACGCCTGTGAGCTGTCCTCGCTCGACGGTGCCGGGCTGGACGAGTGCGCCGTGATGGTCGCGACGACCGGCGACGACAAGGTCAACCTGGTGGTGTCGCTGCTCGCGAAGACCGAGTTCGGCGTGCCACGGGTCGTGGCGCGGGTCAACCATCCCAAGAACGAGTGGCTGTTCACCGACTCGTGGGGCGTCGACGTCGCCGTCTCCGCGCCCCGCATGCTGACCGCGCTGGTGGAGGAGGCGGTGAGCGTCGGTGACCTGGTGCGCCTGATGAAGTTCCGCCAGGGCGACGCGTCGCTGGTCGAGCTCACCCTGACCGCGACCGCCCCGGTCATCGGCCGGCGCGTCGGCGACGTCGCGCTTCCGCCCGACTCGGCGCTGGTCGTCATCCTGCGCGACGGGCACGCCATCGTCCCGTCCGCGGACTGCGCGCTGGAGCCGGGTGACGAGGTGCTGGCCGTCGCCACCACGAGCGAGGCCGAGGAAAGCCTCGCTGAGCTGCTCGGCGCCGTTCCGGCCGGGGAACGCTCCCGGGACGCTGCCGGCCTGCACTGAGCTCCGGCCTGCACCGAGCTCCGAGCCCGGCGGCAGCCCAGCCGCGGTGGTACCGAGGCAGGCGAGCGGCTGGCGCGTGGGAGGCGAGACTGCCGGCGCCGTGGCAGTCGAGCGAGCTCCCGGCGCCGCTCCGTGGCAGGCGGGGTGGAGCCTCAGTCCGGGCGAGAGGCGGAGGCCCGCTCGTCAGGAACGGCCACCTGCGCCATCCCCTGGGCAGGCTGCCCCGACTCGGCGGCCGCCTCCGGGACGTCGTCCGCGGGCGGCGCGAGACGCCGCACGATCGCGAAGGTCGCCAGCACGGCGACTCCGAACAGCGGCAGGCCCAGCGCGATGTTCGCCGCCGCGAGCCAACCGGTCTCACCGGCGAGGTACAGCAGGCCCTGCACGACGAACCGCACCCCGAACACGGCGATCCAGACCAGCGTGGCCCACACCGCCGCCCGTCGGACGGCCGGATTCTCCCGCCAGTCGGCATAGCGCTTGTCGAAGCCGGCCATCACGTACCCGCCGATCGGCCGGCCCACCAGCACGGAGACGAGCCCCGCGACGGAGCAGACGGCGTTCTTGGCGATCGAGGGCAGGAAGAAGCCCTCCGCGTGCCCGGTCCGGGAGGCGATGAAGGCGGCGAACCCGACCGCGAAGAGCCCGGAGAACGCCTGCTGAAGCGGCTCGTGCCGAACGAGCCGCAGGACGACCAGCCCCACGGCGGCCGCGATGGCGACGATGATCCCCGCGGTCAGCCCGCTCTCGGCGTTCACCGTGACGAAGGCGACCGTCGGAATCGCGCTGTCGATGATCCCGCGCGGCCCACCGATGGCGTCGGCGAGGCTCAGTACCGGCTCCGCGCCGTCGGCGCCCTCGCCGCTGTCGTCTCTGTCGCCGCCATTGGCCCTGTCGCCACCCTTGGCCCTGCTCCGGTCCCCCGCGGCTGCGGCACGGGCGACCCGGGCGAACGGACCGCCCATCAGCTCCGTGGAGCCCGCGTGCGGGCCCCTCGCCGCACCGAGGTCAGCCTGCTCCGGCTCCGGGCGCGACTGGGAGGAATCCGACGGGAGAGCTGGTGGCATAGGTGAAGACGTCCTGTCCTCCGGGCGCCGCTCAGGCGCTGGTCGACGAGACCGGCAGCAACTCGTATCGCGGATTGAAGATCGTGGTCCGCTCGTCACGAACGACCACTCGACCGGATGCCTTGACCGACCGGCCGGCTTCGATGCCCGCGATATGTTTGCGGCCGAGAAACACGAGGGTCACGGTTCCGGATCCATCATAGAGGTCGACCTCCAGACTTGGCCCCCCGGAACGCGCCCGAACGGTGACCGAGCGTATCGACCCGGCGACGCAGGCCTCCTCCCGATCCCGGCAGGCAAGCATCGGCTCCGCTCCCACGGCGACCGAGGCCCGCTGCAGGTCCTCGTCCTCCAACTCCTGATTGTCCGCTGTCAGCCGGTGGAACCGCCGTCCCAACCAGCCGCGCCCTTCGCCCACGGCTCCTCCGATCATCGACCGTTCCCGTAGCCGGGCGACGGAATCCGAACCTCGGGACGTCACCGGGCCAACGGGTGAGGAAGGTCCCACCAGGTGGCCATGCGTCAGCGCCCTGAACCGGGATTATGCGGTGGACGGACCCCCGCCACCACTGATCCCGCCCAGGATGGGACAACTCGCGGAGCGCCACCGGTGGATGGCCGAGCGTTCCAGCGCCGTTACCGGACTGTTCCGCGCTCGGCCACACCGCTGAGCCCTTTCCACCGTCGGCTCGGACCTGCGGCCTGCCAGACCGCGTGCCGCGAGCCGGAAGAGGCCCGCTGATCAGCGCGCCTCGGATCAGCGCGTCTCGCTGATCCGCACGCCGGGGCCCGGCATCTCGGGCCGGGCAGTCGCGCCCTGCTCCGTCTCCTGGGGCTCGCCGTCGGATTCCGCGACCTCCTTCGGCAACCGCAGCGGCAGCGGGTCACGGACCGGCATGGCCTCATCGCCCCGTACCACCACAGTTCGCCGGAGAGTCTCGTCCAGCAGGGGACCCGCACTGAGATCCTGCCCGGCGGGGCCGGTCACCACCGCACGGAGGAACCAGCGGGGCCCGTCGATACCGATCATGCGCCCGGGGATGGTCTCACCGGGCCGGTTCGTGGGCAGGCGCATCCGCAGCTCCGGGCCGAAGGGGCCCTCCCCCTCCGCGCCACCGACCGCCTGCAGCGTCTCCAGGATTTCCGCGCGGACCTCGTCCCACAGGGGTGTCGTCTTGGGGGCGGCGAACACCGCCACCTCCATCGCGCTGCGCCCGTCCGTGATGATGATCGTCACTGGACGGCCGGTCGCCTCCTCCACCTGGAACTGCATCTGCACGCCGCGCAGCGTCGGTATCCGCAACGCGCCGAGGTCCAGGCGGTGCACGTCGTCCTGCGGCGCGTCAGCGGCATCGAAGGGCCCGACCCGATCGACGTCCTGGCTGGCGCCGCGGGCCGCATCCGCATCCGCCGAGGCCTCGACCGAAGCCTTACGACCGCGACCGAACACCGTGGTCCTCCCTTCGCGGTCCACCGTCGGAAGAGTGGCCGAACCCGCCGGTCGACCCGAAGCCGCCCGTGCCGCGCACGGACTCGGGCAGGTCGGCGACCTCCCGGAAGACCGCGTGCTCCACTCGTTGGATCACCAGCTGGGCCACCCGATCACCCCTACGTAGAGTGATCGACTCACTCTGATCGGTGTTTATGAGATTCACCTTGATTTCTCCACGGTAACCGGCGTCGACAGTACCGGGGGCGTTGACCACAGTGAGTCCATGACGCGCGGCAAGTCCGCTACGGGGATGCACGAAGGCCGCATAACCCGCAGGCAGCGCGATCGACAGCCCCGTCCCGACGATGGCCCGCTCTCCCGGCGCCAGCGTGACGTCCTGCGTGGTCGCCAGGTCGGCACCGGCGTCGGACGGCTGGGCGTAGGTAGGAAGCGGCAGGCCCGGATCCAGCCTGTGCACCAGCACCTCCAGAGAGGCTGGCGACGAGGGAGGCGGCTCGCCGGTCGGCCACTCACCCGAGCGTGGGGCGGTCGGCGGCGTGGGGGTGGTCGCGGTCATGATTCTCCTGGATTGTTCTCACCCGGGCGGGCTGTCCGCGACACTAACGACTCGCCGGCTGGCAGCAGTCGGCGCCTTGCCGGTGGCCCGGGGCCATGACACTTCAGACACCACAGTGAGACGTGCGCGAGGGGCACGAGCGGGGTCGGGGGCCGGCCGAGCGGGGTATTCGTGCCCTGGTGGGTAGTGCTCGGGCAGCACTCGGAACACTCAGTGCCTGGAACGGGCAGTGCTCGGAACAGCGCAGCGCTCGGAACACGCAGTACCTGGGAACTACCAGGACGGACAGGCAACGCGCCCCGGAGACCGCGTCCCGGGGCGAACTGACGAGAGGTGTGGGGTGGCCGGACCGGCGTCGAAGATGGGATGGAAGGTCGTTGGCGGGGCGGCGACCGCACTCGCCGGCACCGCGGCGAGCCGAGGGGCCAGCGTCGCGTATCGCAGGGTGCGCAAGGCCGACCCGCCGAAGAACCCGGCCGACCCGGAGACCGCCTGGTCCGAGGCGATCGTCTGGGCGGCGGTGTCCGGCCTCGCCGTGGGCCTTGGCCGGCTGGCCGCCGAGCGGACGGCGGCACGTGGCTGGGTCCGGGCGACGGGCTCGTTGCCACCCGGCATGCGCCCGGCGTCGACAAGCTCGAAGACGGACGTCTGACCCGAGGCGGTACGCGTCGGAGCGCGAGGGATTCCACGCCGCCACACAGCGCCAACAATTCACACCGATTGGGATATATGGGGCGCAGAGTCGCTTGACAACCCACAAGAAGTGAGGATTTCGGTTGCCGCAGTAGCCAAAATCCTCACTTCTTGCTTTGAAGCAGCGACGGCGGGAGGTGTGGCCGGCGGCCAGGAACCGCTGAGGCGCTGCACTCGCACCCGGGCGACGTGCAGTGCCTCGGCGAGATCCGGTACCGGCGCCTCGGCATCAGTCGATGCGGCGGAGCTCCTTGCGGAAGCGCCGGCCGTTCTCGACGTAGGACTCGGCCGCCATCCGGATCATCTCCTGGGAGGCGGCACCCTCCCGGATCTTCGCCGGAACGCCGAGCGCCATGGCACCCTCCGGGACCTCGACCCGGTTGCCCACCACCGCGCCCGCACCGACCAGCGCACCCTTGCGGACCCGTGCGTCGTGCAGAACGATCGAGCCCGAGCCGACCAGCGAGCCGTCCTCGATCACACAGCCCTCGAGATGCACGACGTGCCCGATCACGCAGTCGTCGCCGACGGTCGTGGGGTGCAGGGCGGTCGTGTGGATGACCGTTCCGTCCTGGATGGACGTCCGCGCCCCGACGATGATCCGGCCATGGTCGCCACGCATCACGACACCCGGCCACACGGTCGACTCCGGCCCGATCGAGACGTTCCCGATGATCGTGGCGTCGGGGTGGACGTAGGCGGACGGGTCGATGGAGGGGACGAGATCCCCCAAAGCGTAGATGGCCACGCTTCCATCCTGCCCGATGGCCCCGGCACCCGCCCCCGGCCCGCGACCACTGCCGCCCAGGAAACACCGCCGACCAAGGACACGACCGCCCAGGAGACCGCCGGCCTGCTGGCGTCAGCCGGCCGGCGGTCGCGCCGCCATCAGCTCGTCGGCACCAGGACGACGTCGACGGTCAGCTCGCCGTCGGTCGCGTCCAGGGTGAGCTCCCAGATCCCGCCGGCGCTGCGCAGGTCCGCGGCCGCCTGCTCGACCAGTGCGACGGTCTGCGCCGGGCCGCCGACCCGGGCGGTCGCGACCTCGGCCTTCATCGAGACCTTCGCCTCGGACTTGGCCCGGCGCACCGCCGACAGCGCCGCACCGACAGCGTCCAGCAGCTCGGGACGGCCGTCACCGGCCGCCGCGCGGATCCGCTCCGCCTCGGGCCACCGGGCCCGGTGCACCGAACCCTCCTGCCACCAGGACCACACCTCTTCGGTGACGAACGGCAGGAAGGGCGCGAACAGGGTGAGCAGCGTCGCCAGCGCGAGCGAAAGCGTGGCCTGCGCGGAGGCGGCACCTGCCGGCCCGTGCGCACCGTAGGCCCGGCCCTTCACCAGCTCGACGTAGTCGTCACAGAAGCGCCAGAAGAACGTCTCGGTGACCTCGAGAGCCCGGGTGTAGTCGTAGCCGTCGAAGGACTCGGTCGCGGTCGCGACGACCTTCGCCAGCTCGGCGAGCAGCGCCCGGTCCAGCGCCTCGGTGATCGCCTCCACGCCGGGAGTGCCGCCGACGGCCGCCGCGCCCGAGCCGCTGACCTCCCGCGGGGCGGGCAGCTCGCCCGAACCACCCGCGCCGTCGGCCTCCCCGGCCTCCGCCAGCCCCAGGACGAACCGGCTCGCGTTGAGGATCTTGATGGCGAGGCGTCGGCCGGTCTTCATCTGGCCCACGTCGAAGGCCGTGTCCGTGCCGGGCCGGCCCGACGCCGCCCAGTACCGGACGGCATCCGAACCGTGCTGTTCCAGCAGGCCCATCGGGGTGACGACGTTGCCCTTGGACTTCGACATCTTCTTGCGGTCCGGGTCGAGGATCCAGCCGGAGATCGCGGCGTCCGACCACGGCAGCGCGCCGAACTCGGCGTGGCTGCGCAGCACGGTCGAGAACAGCCAGGTCCGGATGATCTCGTGTGCCTGCGGCCGCAGGTTCATCGGGAACACCTGGTTGAACAGGGCGGCGTCGCTCTCCCAGCCGCTGGCGATGAGCGGGGTCAGTGACGACGTGGCCCAGGTGTCCATGACGTCGGGGTCGGCCATGAAGCCACCCGGCACCCCCCGCTGCTCGGCGGTGTACCCGGGCGGGACATCGCTGGACGGGTCCACCGGCAGCGCGGACTCGGCCGCCACGATCGGCTCGTCGTAGCGCGGGTCGCCCGCCTCGTCCAACGGGTACCAGACCGGGAAGGGCACGCCGAAGAAACGCTGCCGGCTGATCAGCCAGTCACCGTTGAGACCGTCGACCCAGTTCTCGTAGCGCACCCGCATGTAGTCCGGGTGCCAGCGCAGCTCGCCGCCGCGCGCCCGCAGCTGCTCACGCAGCTGATCGTCCCGGCCGCCGTTGCGGATGTACCACTGGCGGGTGGAGACGATCTCCAGCGGCCGGTCGCCCTTCTCGTAGAACTTGACCGGGTGGCTGATCGCCCGGGGCTCGCCGAGCAGGGCACCGGACTCCCGCAGCGCCTCGACGATGGCCACCCGGCCCGAGGCGATCGTCTTGCCTGCGACCTGGGTGTAGTACTCGCGGCCCGCCGGCGAGGTGATGGCATCCGGCGCCTCGGCGATGAGCCGCCCGTCGCGGCCGATCACCGCGCGCGCGGGCAGCCGCAGCTCCCGCCACCAGGTGACGTCGGTCAGGTCACCGAAGGTACAGATCATGGCGATACCGGAGCCCTTCTCCGGATCCGCCAGCCGGTGCGCCACCACCGGCACCTCGACGTCGAACAGCGGCGTGCGGACCGTCTGCCCGAACAGCGGCTGATAGCGCTCGTCCTCGGGATGGGCCACCAGCGCCACGCAGGCCGGCAGCAGCTCCGGACGGGTCGTCTCGATCACCACCGGCTCGCCGCCGGGCCGCGGGAACGCGATGGTGTGGTACGCGCCAGGGCGCTCTCTGTCCTCCAGCTCCGCCTGCGCGACCGCGGTGCGGAAGGTGACGTCCCACAGCGTCGGGGCCTCGGCCAGGTAGGCCTCGCCACGGGCCAGGTTGCGCAGGAACGCGCGCTGCGCGACGGCCCGCGACCGGGCGTCGATCGTCGCGTAGGTGTACGACCAGTCCACCGACACGCCGAGCCGGCGCCAGAGCTCCTCGAAGCCCTTCTCGTCCTCGATCGTCAGCTTCTCGCACAGCTCGACGAAGTTGCGCCGCGAGATCGGGACCTGGTCCTTGCCCGGCTTGGCCGGCGGGGCGAAGTCGGGGTCGTACGGCAGCGACGGATCGCAGCGCACGCCGTAGTAGTTCTGCACCCGCCGCTCGGTCGGCAGGCCGTTGTCGTCGAACCCCATCGGGTAGAAGACCTCACGGCCGCGCATCCGCTGGAAGCGGGCGATCAGGTCGGTGTGGGTGTACGAGAACACGTGGCCGACGTGCAGGGAACCGCTTACGGTCGGGGGCGGGGTGTCCACCGAGTAGACGCGCTCCCGGGGAACCGATCGATCGAACGAATAGGTTCCGCGCTCCTGCCACTCCTGCGCCCAGCGCGCCTCGAGCCCATCCAGGGTCGGCTTCGCGGGGACCGCACGGGTCGGCCGTTCTGTACTGTCCGTTGCCACCACGCGCCCAATCCTACGGGTCGCACGATCGCCTCCCCGACGGCGGCGGCGGCACGGTGGGCGGCGGACACAACCGGACCCCGCGCCGCGCCGACACCTTGACAGGATGGGGCCCGTGGACTCATCCCCCGACATCACCACACCGCCGGCCGCGGCCGAGCTGCTCGGTCTAGGCCTGGACGTCGCCCGGGAGGCCGGCGCGCTGCTGCTGGCCGGCCGAGAAGGAACTGTCGAGGCCGAGGCGACGAAGTCCTCCCCGACCGACATCGTGACCGCGTTGGACCGGGCGTCCGAGGCCCTCGTCTCCCGCCGGCTGCGCGAGGCGCGCCCGCAGGACGGGCTGCTCGGCGAGGAAGGCTCGGACACGCCCGGCACGAGCGGCGTCCGCTGGATCGTGGACCCCCTCGACGGGACGGTGAACTTCCTCTACCGGCTGCCCAACTGGGCGGTGTCGATCGCGGCCGAGGTCGCGGGCGAGGTGGTGGCGGGCGTCGTGCACGCCCCGGCGCTCGGGCTCACCTACACCGCCGTCCGCGGTGGCGGAGCCCTGCGCTGGACCACCGCCGCCGCCACCGCTCACACCAGCGCGGGTCCGGGTGCAGACGCCGGCGCGGGCACGCCCGGGGAGGCCGATCCCGAGAAGCTCACCGGCTCCACGGTGACGGACCTGCGCGGCGCGCTGGTCGCGACCGGTTTCGGCTACACCGAACAGCGCCGCACCGCGCAGGTCGCGGTGCTGACCCGGGTGGTGCCCAGGGTGCGCGACATCCGCCGGATGGGCGCGGCCGCGCTGGACCTCTGCGCCGCCGCGGCCGGCACCGTCGACGCCTACTACGAACGTGGCCTGCATCCCTGGGACCACGCCGCGGGTGCGCTGGTCGCGTCCGAGGCGGGCCTGCGGGTCGGTGGGCTCGACGGGCGTGCGCCAGGCGAGGACCTGGTCGTCGCCGCTCCCCCGCCGCTGTTCGACGCCCTCACCGCCCTGCTCGCCGAGCACCCCCGCGCCGACAGCGACTAGCGCCGACAGCGACTGGGCCGGCAGCGACTGGGAACGCCGCTGCCGGCACGGGTCACGTCGCCCCGGATCAACCGGTTGCCGCGGGGTCACCGGCGAGCAGTTCGTCGAGCTCGCGCAGGGCCTCGCGGAGCCGGTCGGCGAACGCGTGCATCCCGGCGGCGGCCGGCCGCGGCGTGCTGAGGTAGATGTTCAGCGTGTCGGGCAGCAGCACATAGGCGACGCCGATGCAGTGGCCGCTGGTCGAGCCGAAACCGAAGTACCGGATGCTCTCCGACGGCGCGGAGCTGGTGCTCAGATAGTCGTCCCGCATCACCAGCCAGCCGGGCGTCTCGTACAGCGGCGACGGCTCGGGCACGCCCAGCTCGGCACCGGCCCGGCGCTGGATGAACGCCAGCTCCCACAGATGCTGCTCGGGCGCCTCGCCGCGCTGGCACTCGCCGGCGCGGCGCACATGCGCGGCCGCCGCGTCGCGCAGCGCGGCGCGGCGGGCGTCCGCGTCGGCCGCCGGGTCGTTCATCGTCGCCACGAAGGCCAGGACCTCCGGCGTGACAACGCGCATCGCCTCGGTGCGTCCGTACCGCCACTGCCTGGTCGCGATCGACTCGTAGGTCGCTCCGGCGAATCCCTTCGCCCGGTGGTGGGCGAGCTGGTAGGCCATCTGCACGAACGCGTCCGGGGAGATCCGCAACGCCTTGGCCCGACTCGCGCCGTGGTCCGGGAACGACAGCGTCACCGAGTCGGTGCCGGCGCCGAACGCGGCGAACGACTCCGCCGCCGCCCGGATGTCCGCGCGCAGCGCGTCGTCGAGCACGAACTCGACCGGACGCACCGCCGGCTGCCCGTGTGGGCGGGCCCCGGAGCGGGCCGACAGCTCGGCGGCGGGCGCGGCGAGCAGCTCGTCGACGAAGCTCAGGATCGTGGTGCCGTCGAGCCCGCAGTGCTCGACGTTGATGCCGGCCTGGCCGTCCGGGAAAACGATCAGCGACACGGCCTTGTCGTACCAGCGGCCGGCGGCGCTGCCGTGCAGCAGCTGATCGCAGGCGGCGAGCTCGTCGGACGGGGTCACGGCCTCGAGGCACACGCAGAACAGCGCCGTCTCGACCTCGTCGAGCGCGGCCTTGTTCGCCGGGTCGAGCGCGAGCAGCGCGGCGCGGCTTTCCGCCCAGGCGGCCCGGGCCTTGGTCGTCAGATGGCCGACGGCGGTCTCGTCCGACGCCTGCGCCGGACCGGCCGCCCGCACCGCGGCGAGGCCGGCGGTCAGCTCGTCGAGCGTGTGCGGCGACCCGTCCGGGCCGAGGACGTCCAGCCGGAACATGCGGCCGCCGTGGAACACCAGGATGTGGCGGGCGTCGGACGGCCCCGGCCACTCGGCGCTGTAGGGCACCCGGACGGTGTCCTGCACCAGGCCGGGGATGCGGGTGGTGGAGAAGAGGTACCGGTTCTGCACCATCGACTGCGGCTGGCCGCGGCGCAGCAACGGCGGGATCCGCTCCGCGTCCAGGCGCACCTTGTAGTCCAGCGCGGCCGCGATCAGGCCGGCGGCACGTTCCAGCTGCGGCCCCGCGGCGGTGGCGGGAGTGGCGGGGGTCGAGCCGTCACCTTCGCCGGCGGCCTCGGCGGCAGCGCGGAACAGGAAGATGAAGTTGGCGTTGAGTGCGATCCGGTCGCGGCGGCCGAGGTAGCGCGCCGGCCAGAACTCGTCCAGCCAGCTGTGCACGCCGTCGCTCACGTCGTAGCGGGCGAGCTCGGCGTGCAGCCGGGGGCCCGGGCCGTCCGGCGCGCGGAAGCGTGCCAGCTCGGCCTCGGTCGCGGCGAGCTGCTCAGGGGACAGCAGCGGGGCGCACCACTGGAGAAACCGCCCGCAGCTGTCCTCCAGGGTGGGCAGCGGAACGCGCGGCAGGTCGTCCTCATGGTCGAAGGTGCCAGTGGCAGCGGCGGCGGCCGCTGTGGCGGCGCTGTTCGCGGCCGGTCCCTGGCTCGTCTGGACGGTCATGCGCAGCGTCATCCTCGTCTCGGTTGCATGGTGTCTCTGTACGCGTGGTGTCTCGGTTGCGTGGTGTCCGGTCGCCCGATGGCTCCGCTCGCGCGATGGCTCCGGACGCGCCGCGCCGGTCAGGCTGTTACGAAACAATCCGATACCGGGAGTAATCCCCGAAACGCTCTCATAGCGCGGCCACGCCTGGGTCCGGTTCGGGTGGACGTGAGACGAACAGGCGGGCGTACAGCCAGCCATCGGCCTCCAGGCCAGCCGGGTCCACCCCGACCCCGGCGAGCGTCTCCAGCACCTGCGCCTGCTCCCGCGGGGAGACGAACCGGCGCTGCTCGAACAGCCGGCCCACCGCCTCCGTCTGGTACCCGTACCCGGCGAGAAGCTCGGCGATCGGGTCGAACGGGAACATCCGCAGTGCGAAATGCGCCATCCACGGCAACGGGCGCCGGCCGCCGTCACGGACAGCCGCGACGATCCGGGCGAGCGTGCGATCGGTGACATAGCCGAGGCAGCCGGTGGAGACGACCAGATCGACGTCGGCGAGCAGGGCACGCTCGGGCTCGGTCAGGTCCCGGGTCTCCAGGTCGGCGTGCACGGCGCCGTCGAGAAAGCCTGCCTCGTACGCGTAGGCGAGCGCCGGCTGGGACGTGTCGAGGCCGATCACCTCGACGTCGTGCAGCCCGCCGCGGTCGCGGGCCAGCGCCCGGTCGCGGGCGACCAGCTCCGCCCGGGACCGCCCGACGTCGGCTCCGTCGTACCGGTCGTACAGCTCGTCCATGGAGACGTCGAGCTTCAGCAGCGCCCCGTTGATCCCGTAGGAGCAGCCGATGTCGAGCACCCGCAGGGGCCGACCGGGGCGGGTCTCCCGGCACTCGTCGACGACCTTCGAGAAGTACGGCTTGGCAAGCTGCGGAATCTGATAATCCAGCACCCGCAGCGTACGGAAATAGGCTCGCGGATCGGGCTGCGTGTAGACGTGTTCGAGCGAGACCTTTCCGGTCGCGTCGAATTCCATGGCTGGCGCTCCTCTCCTTCCACTCAGCGGATCCATCCGCTCGGCGAAAGCCGGATGATCAGCCGGGTACCTGGCCGAGATGCGAGGTGAATGCGCGGACCGACCGCGCGGAGAACTCAGTCGAGCAGTCCGTCGACCCGCACGGCGCGGCGTGCCGCCGCCAGGTGCTCCGGCAGGACCCGGCCGAACAGCTGCCGCGTGCGCGACACGCTGCCCACCACACCGGGTCGCTCGCTGTAGGCGAAGATCGCGCTGTGCCGCTGGGTGGCGCCGCCGACCCGGCTCACCCGGTGCAGCGAGTAGCGCCCGAGGAAGAGCTGGAGATCGCCGGGCCGCAGGTCCAGCCGGTGGACGAAACGCTCCCCTTCGGTTCCGCCGGCGAGAACGGCGGACACGTCGTCGAAGTTCTCCGCCTCGGCGGATCGGATTCCCGGGCAGTACTCGAACACCCCACCGGCGTCCGCACCCTGGGTGAGCAGGCTGACGGTGAACTCGTTCGTGTCGAAATGCCAGGGGTGCTCCTGACCAGGCACGACGACGTTTACGCACAGTCCCGAAAGCGGGTCGGCGAGCTCGTGCACGGCCGGCAGCCCGAAGCAGGCCGCGACGAACGACCGGAACGCGGTGCTGACGTAGAGCCGGTGGATGACGTGCTCGGCGGGGATCCGGTCCCGGGCCACGAAGGCGTTGCCGCGCAGCATTCCGACCCGGCCGGGATGCCCCGGCGGCAGCTCCGCGTCGGCGTCGATGTTGTACACGTTGACGGTCTCAGCGTCGTAGTGCGCCGACGGGGCGAGCGTCACGCACTCGTCGCGCAGCCGCGCGTGCAGGCTGGGTCGGACGAAATCCGGAAGCACGCAGCACCCGGTATCCGCGAGCTGCCGGCGGACGTCCCCGACAAGCTCACCCGCGGCCCCGTCGGGCCACGAGCACA
It encodes the following:
- a CDS encoding potassium channel family protein — protein: MTLEPDEHQRTTTSSHGGRRVAIAGAGKVGRSIAAELLENGAEVLIIERDPVKIRRDALPAAQWLLADACELSSLDGAGLDECAVMVATTGDDKVNLVVSLLAKTEFGVPRVVARVNHPKNEWLFTDSWGVDVAVSAPRMLTALVEEAVSVGDLVRLMKFRQGDASLVELTLTATAPVIGRRVGDVALPPDSALVVILRDGHAIVPSADCALEPGDEVLAVATTSEAEESLAELLGAVPAGERSRDAAGLH
- a CDS encoding DUF3159 domain-containing protein, translating into MPPALPSDSSQSRPEPEQADLGAARGPHAGSTELMGGPFARVARAAAAGDRSRAKGGDRANGGDRDDSGEGADGAEPVLSLADAIGGPRGIIDSAIPTVAFVTVNAESGLTAGIIVAIAAAVGLVVLRLVRHEPLQQAFSGLFAVGFAAFIASRTGHAEGFFLPSIAKNAVCSVAGLVSVLVGRPIGGYVMAGFDKRYADWRENPAVRRAAVWATLVWIAVFGVRFVVQGLLYLAGETGWLAAANIALGLPLFGVAVLATFAIVRRLAPPADDVPEAAAESGQPAQGMAQVAVPDERASASRPD
- a CDS encoding OB-fold nucleic acid binding domain-containing protein translates to MGEGRGWLGRRFHRLTADNQELEDEDLQRASVAVGAEPMLACRDREEACVAGSIRSVTVRARSGGPSLEVDLYDGSGTVTLVFLGRKHIAGIEAGRSVKASGRVVVRDERTTIFNPRYELLPVSSTSA
- a CDS encoding DUF3710 domain-containing protein, coding for MFGRGRKASVEASADADAARGASQDVDRVGPFDAADAPQDDVHRLDLGALRIPTLRGVQMQFQVEEATGRPVTIIITDGRSAMEVAVFAAPKTTPLWDEVRAEILETLQAVGGAEGEGPFGPELRMRLPTNRPGETIPGRMIGIDGPRWFLRAVVTGPAGQDLSAGPLLDETLRRTVVVRGDEAMPVRDPLPLRLPKEVAESDGEPQETEQGATARPEMPGPGVRISETR
- the dut gene encoding dUTP diphosphatase, with product MTATTPTPPTAPRSGEWPTGEPPPSSPASLEVLVHRLDPGLPLPTYAQPSDAGADLATTQDVTLAPGERAIVGTGLSIALPAGYAAFVHPRSGLAARHGLTVVNAPGTVDAGYRGEIKVNLINTDQSESITLRRGDRVAQLVIQRVEHAVFREVADLPESVRGTGGFGSTGGFGHSSDGGPRREDHGVRSRS
- a CDS encoding DUF4235 domain-containing protein; the encoded protein is MAGPASKMGWKVVGGAATALAGTAASRGASVAYRRVRKADPPKNPADPETAWSEAIVWAAVSGLAVGLGRLAAERTAARGWVRATGSLPPGMRPASTSSKTDV
- a CDS encoding gamma carbonic anhydrase family protein gives rise to the protein MAIYALGDLVPSIDPSAYVHPDATIIGNVSIGPESTVWPGVVMRGDHGRIIVGARTSIQDGTVIHTTALHPTTVGDDCVIGHVVHLEGCVIEDGSLVGSGSIVLHDARVRKGALVGAGAVVGNRVEVPEGAMALGVPAKIREGAASQEMIRMAAESYVENGRRFRKELRRID
- the valS gene encoding valine--tRNA ligase; this encodes MVATDSTERPTRAVPAKPTLDGLEARWAQEWQERGTYSFDRSVPRERVYSVDTPPPTVSGSLHVGHVFSYTHTDLIARFQRMRGREVFYPMGFDDNGLPTERRVQNYYGVRCDPSLPYDPDFAPPAKPGKDQVPISRRNFVELCEKLTIEDEKGFEELWRRLGVSVDWSYTYATIDARSRAVAQRAFLRNLARGEAYLAEAPTLWDVTFRTAVAQAELEDRERPGAYHTIAFPRPGGEPVVIETTRPELLPACVALVAHPEDERYQPLFGQTVRTPLFDVEVPVVAHRLADPEKGSGIAMICTFGDLTDVTWWRELRLPARAVIGRDGRLIAEAPDAITSPAGREYYTQVAGKTIASGRVAIVEALRESGALLGEPRAISHPVKFYEKGDRPLEIVSTRQWYIRNGGRDDQLREQLRARGGELRWHPDYMRVRYENWVDGLNGDWLISRQRFFGVPFPVWYPLDEAGDPRYDEPIVAAESALPVDPSSDVPPGYTAEQRGVPGGFMADPDVMDTWATSSLTPLIASGWESDAALFNQVFPMNLRPQAHEIIRTWLFSTVLRSHAEFGALPWSDAAISGWILDPDRKKMSKSKGNVVTPMGLLEQHGSDAVRYWAASGRPGTDTAFDVGQMKTGRRLAIKILNASRFVLGLAEAGEADGAGGSGELPAPREVSGSGAAAVGGTPGVEAITEALDRALLAELAKVVATATESFDGYDYTRALEVTETFFWRFCDDYVELVKGRAYGAHGPAGAASAQATLSLALATLLTLFAPFLPFVTEEVWSWWQEGSVHRARWPEAERIRAAAGDGRPELLDAVGAALSAVRRAKSEAKVSMKAEVATARVGGPAQTVALVEQAAADLRSAGGIWELTLDATDGELTVDVVLVPTS
- a CDS encoding inositol monophosphatase family protein, giving the protein MGPVDSSPDITTPPAAAELLGLGLDVAREAGALLLAGREGTVEAEATKSSPTDIVTALDRASEALVSRRLREARPQDGLLGEEGSDTPGTSGVRWIVDPLDGTVNFLYRLPNWAVSIAAEVAGEVVAGVVHAPALGLTYTAVRGGGALRWTTAAATAHTSAGPGADAGAGTPGEADPEKLTGSTVTDLRGALVATGFGYTEQRRTAQVAVLTRVVPRVRDIRRMGAAALDLCAAAAGTVDAYYERGLHPWDHAAGALVASEAGLRVGGLDGRAPGEDLVVAAPPPLFDALTALLAEHPRADSD